A single window of Mycolicibacterium madagascariense DNA harbors:
- a CDS encoding UdgX family uracil-DNA binding protein (This protein belongs to the uracil DNA glycosylase superfamily, members of which act in excision repair of DNA. However, it belongs more specifically to UdgX branch, whose founding member was found to bind uracil in DNA (where it does not belong), without cleaving it, appears to promote DNA repair by a pathway involving RecA, rather than base excision.): MTPVGAARFVPPDRSLPRLAEAARHCEGCDLFQEAGPTVFGAGLSDARLMLVGEQPGDQEDRAGRPFVGPAGRVLNEALDAAGVSRDGLYVTNAVKHFKFVRAERGQRRIHKTPSRTEVVACRPWLFAELEVVTPDVVVLMGATAAKALLGNDFRLTAHRQEVLRAPADSGAPELTADLVATVHPSSILRGPPETREEAMAGLVDDLRFAANLL, encoded by the coding sequence CGCTCGATTCGTCCCACCCGACCGCTCCCTGCCCCGGCTCGCCGAGGCGGCGCGCCACTGCGAGGGTTGCGATCTGTTTCAGGAGGCGGGGCCGACGGTGTTCGGCGCAGGCCTGTCGGACGCGCGCCTGATGCTGGTGGGCGAACAGCCCGGCGACCAGGAGGACCGCGCGGGACGGCCGTTCGTCGGCCCCGCGGGCCGGGTGCTGAACGAGGCGCTCGACGCCGCCGGGGTGTCCCGCGACGGTCTGTACGTGACCAACGCGGTCAAGCACTTCAAGTTCGTCCGCGCCGAACGCGGCCAGCGCCGGATCCACAAGACGCCCAGCCGGACCGAGGTGGTCGCGTGCCGCCCGTGGTTGTTCGCCGAGCTCGAGGTCGTGACCCCGGACGTCGTGGTGCTGATGGGTGCGACGGCGGCGAAAGCCTTGTTGGGCAATGACTTTCGGCTCACCGCGCACCGACAGGAGGTGCTGCGGGCGCCGGCGGACTCCGGCGCACCCGAACTGACCGCCGACCTCGTCGCGACCGTGCATCCCTCGTCGATCCTGCGGGGTCCACCCGAGACGCGGGAGGAGGCCATGGCCGGACTCGTCGACGACCTGCGCTTCGCCGCGAATCTGCTCTGA